In a genomic window of Halobiforma lacisalsi AJ5:
- a CDS encoding Zn-ribbon domain-containing OB-fold protein encodes MTDDETVQDAGFDDWLDAAENGGAYYLECPEGHGSLPPRRVCPDCGATELAERELPDTGEIETFTVTHVPTPAFEDDAPYATAIANFGPVRITGQVVGIDLEAIENGLEVTIDVSVSETTDERVVAFEPAEQ; translated from the coding sequence ATGACCGACGACGAGACGGTCCAGGATGCTGGCTTCGACGACTGGCTCGACGCCGCCGAGAACGGCGGGGCGTACTACCTCGAGTGTCCCGAGGGACACGGCTCCCTGCCGCCCCGACGCGTCTGTCCCGACTGCGGTGCGACCGAACTCGCCGAGCGAGAGCTCCCCGACACGGGCGAGATCGAGACGTTCACCGTCACGCACGTGCCGACGCCGGCCTTCGAGGACGACGCTCCCTACGCGACCGCGATCGCGAACTTCGGCCCCGTCCGCATCACGGGCCAGGTCGTCGGTATCGACCTCGAGGCGATCGAGAACGGTCTCGAGGTGACGATCGACGTCTCGGTTTCGGAGACGACGGACGAGCGGGTCGTGGCGTTCGAACCTGCAGAGCAGTAA
- a CDS encoding alpha/beta fold hydrolase: MKARTVLGTAVGAVGAAVLGNRLLTKRAGDLENPLPGIERTYRWRGIETTYTVAGDPNDPDLLLCHGLYAGASSHEFEPIVERLAEDYRVVAVDLPGFGRSERPPLVYSSTLYAEFLRDFAEERLENPIVVASSLTGAFAADAAGETEFSHLVLICPTDETAPERPWLRTLIRSPIVGTTVFNLIASKPAIRYFYDRDGYYDPDRIDETEVEYAWDSAHQPGARYAPASFASGTLDPDFDLATELAALETPTTLVWGRDAELVPLREGRDLAEAADLDLVVVDYATQLPHSEHPEQFLEYLMAELLHAGADADVDVDTGPGE, from the coding sequence ATGAAAGCCCGAACAGTCCTCGGTACGGCGGTCGGCGCGGTCGGCGCGGCCGTCCTCGGGAACCGGCTGCTCACAAAGCGCGCTGGCGACCTCGAGAACCCGCTGCCCGGCATCGAGCGAACGTACCGCTGGCGGGGGATCGAAACGACCTACACCGTCGCCGGCGACCCGAACGATCCGGACCTGTTGCTGTGTCACGGCCTCTACGCGGGTGCGAGCAGCCACGAGTTCGAACCGATCGTCGAGCGCCTCGCGGAGGACTACCGCGTCGTCGCGGTCGATCTGCCCGGTTTCGGGCGGTCGGAGCGCCCGCCGCTGGTCTACTCGTCGACGCTGTACGCCGAGTTCCTCCGTGACTTCGCCGAGGAGCGCCTCGAGAACCCGATCGTCGTCGCCTCGTCGCTGACCGGCGCGTTCGCCGCGGATGCCGCCGGCGAGACGGAGTTCAGCCACCTCGTGTTGATCTGCCCGACCGACGAGACCGCGCCCGAGCGACCCTGGCTGCGGACCCTCATTCGATCGCCGATCGTCGGGACGACGGTCTTCAACCTGATCGCGAGCAAGCCCGCGATCCGCTACTTCTACGACCGGGACGGCTACTACGACCCCGACCGGATCGACGAGACGGAGGTCGAATACGCCTGGGACAGCGCCCACCAGCCCGGCGCGCGGTACGCGCCTGCCTCGTTCGCGTCGGGGACGCTCGACCCCGACTTCGATCTGGCGACCGAACTCGCGGCGCTGGAGACGCCGACGACGCTGGTCTGGGGCCGGGACGCCGAACTCGTCCCGCTGCGGGAGGGCCGGGACCTCGCGGAGGCCGCGGACCTGGACCTGGTCGTCGTCGACTACGCGACGCAGTTACCACACAGCGAACACCCGGAGCAGTTCCTCGAGTACCTGATGGCAGAGTTGTTACACGCCGGGGCCGACGCGGACGTCGACGTCGATACTGGCCCGGGAGAATAG
- the meaB gene encoding methylmalonyl Co-A mutase-associated GTPase MeaB, producing MTEGGDDERLLEELLAGKHRALARTISKIENRAPGYRDLVSELYAHTGEADVIGITGSPGAGKSTLVDKLAEAYRERGETVGIIAIDPSSPFSGGAVLGDRIRMGSTVGDMDVFVRSMSARGTLGGLSTATADAVKAMDAFGKDKVIIETVGAGQNEIDIVRTADTVAVLVPPGSGDDVQTLKAGILEIGDIFVVNKADRDGADRTVQELRDMVAMDAGDGFGMSGAGHHGADAMQMDGHGHGHGHGHDDGHGQTHDDTDQDQDPEPHGEEPDGWIPPIVETVATHGTGVEEFIDELENHQQYLVESGTRAEMARKRYAEEIRTLLREDVHGLLEDELEDAGGIDDLAEAVRTGDTDPYTIADEVLEPVETCLEDLEREG from the coding sequence ATGACCGAAGGCGGCGACGACGAACGGCTGCTCGAGGAACTGCTCGCCGGGAAACACCGGGCACTGGCCCGTACCATCTCCAAGATCGAGAACCGCGCGCCGGGGTATCGGGACCTCGTCTCCGAGCTCTACGCCCACACCGGCGAGGCCGACGTCATCGGGATCACCGGCTCGCCGGGGGCCGGAAAGTCGACGCTGGTCGACAAACTCGCCGAGGCCTACCGCGAGCGCGGCGAGACGGTCGGCATCATCGCGATCGACCCCTCGTCGCCGTTCTCCGGCGGGGCCGTCCTGGGCGATCGCATCCGGATGGGATCGACCGTCGGCGACATGGACGTCTTCGTCCGCTCGATGAGCGCCCGCGGGACGCTGGGCGGCCTCTCGACGGCGACGGCGGACGCCGTGAAGGCGATGGACGCCTTCGGCAAGGACAAGGTCATCATCGAGACCGTCGGTGCCGGACAGAACGAGATCGACATCGTCCGGACCGCCGACACCGTCGCCGTGCTCGTCCCGCCGGGATCCGGCGACGACGTCCAGACCCTGAAAGCCGGCATCCTCGAGATCGGCGACATCTTCGTGGTGAACAAGGCCGACCGCGACGGAGCCGACCGCACCGTCCAGGAACTCAGGGACATGGTGGCGATGGACGCCGGCGACGGGTTCGGCATGTCGGGAGCGGGTCATCACGGGGCCGACGCGATGCAGATGGACGGTCACGGTCATGGTCACGGACACGGTCACGACGACGGCCACGGCCAGACCCACGACGACACCGACCAGGACCAAGACCCCGAACCCCACGGCGAGGAACCCGACGGCTGGATCCCGCCCATCGTCGAAACCGTCGCCACCCACGGGACCGGCGTCGAGGAATTCATCGACGAACTCGAGAACCACCAGCAGTACCTCGTCGAGTCCGGCACCCGAGCCGAGATGGCCCGAAAGCGGTACGCCGAGGAGATCCGGACCCTCCTGCGCGAGGACGTCCACGGGCTCCTCGAGGACGAACTCGAGGACGCTGGCGGGATCGACGACCTCGCGGAGGCCGTTCGGACCGGCGATACCGACCCGTACACGATCGCGGACGAGGTGCTCGAACCCGTCGAGACGTGTCTCGAGGATCTCGAGCGGGAGGGCTAG
- a CDS encoding cobalamin B12-binding domain-containing protein: MSSEQEGESIRCLVAKVGLDGHDRGAHVISRAFRDAGFEVIYSGLHKSPDDIVQAAVQEDVDVLGISILSGAHNTLVPKIIDGLEEYDAADDTLVLVGGVIPEEDREGLKEEGVAAIFGPGTSIEETIEFVRENAPER, encoded by the coding sequence ATGAGCAGCGAACAGGAAGGTGAGTCGATCCGGTGTCTGGTCGCCAAGGTCGGGCTCGACGGTCACGATCGCGGTGCACACGTCATCTCGCGGGCGTTCCGCGACGCCGGATTCGAAGTCATCTACTCGGGACTCCACAAGTCGCCGGACGACATCGTACAGGCAGCCGTCCAGGAGGACGTCGACGTCCTCGGGATCTCCATCCTCTCGGGTGCCCACAACACACTCGTTCCGAAGATCATCGACGGCCTCGAGGAGTACGACGCGGCCGACGACACGCTCGTTCTGGTCGGCGGTGTCATCCCCGAGGAGGACCGCGAGGGACTCAAGGAGGAGGGTGTCGCCGCTATCTTCGGTCCCGGGACGTCGATCGAGGAGACCATCGAGTTCGTTCGCGAAAACGCACCCGAGCGATGA
- a CDS encoding HD domain-containing protein, translating to MGVEIKETRVSDAEFEEMKAFVFEYLAASVEKEEEGGRMRWYPWHSAEYRHNHILNVVDLAEEIARKEGADVDVTRVAALFHDVAKLETDQELHAEAGARVAREYLESRADYPESFITQVCRAVEHHSYQGDLNDVAMETQCLIEADLLDKIGANGTALMLLRMGYEARTHMDADEMVERVLERGYDAAARVESDTAESIAHQRLKRVKWFREWLEDEIAALGD from the coding sequence GTGGGCGTCGAAATAAAAGAAACCAGGGTGTCCGACGCCGAATTCGAGGAAATGAAGGCGTTCGTCTTCGAGTACCTCGCCGCTAGCGTCGAGAAGGAGGAGGAAGGCGGTCGGATGCGCTGGTATCCGTGGCACTCCGCGGAGTACCGGCACAACCACATCCTCAACGTGGTCGATCTCGCCGAGGAGATCGCCCGGAAGGAGGGCGCGGACGTCGACGTCACGCGCGTCGCCGCCCTCTTTCACGACGTGGCGAAACTCGAGACCGACCAGGAACTCCACGCCGAGGCGGGCGCTCGCGTCGCCCGCGAGTACCTCGAGTCGCGCGCGGACTACCCCGAATCGTTCATCACACAGGTGTGTCGCGCCGTCGAACACCACTCCTACCAGGGGGACCTGAACGACGTCGCCATGGAGACGCAGTGTCTCATCGAGGCCGACCTGCTGGACAAGATCGGTGCCAACGGGACCGCCCTCATGTTGCTGCGCATGGGGTACGAGGCCCGGACCCACATGGACGCCGACGAGATGGTCGAACGCGTCCTCGAGCGAGGCTACGACGCGGCCGCCCGCGTCGAGAGCGACACCGCCGAGAGCATCGCCCACCAGCGGCTCAAACGGGTGAAGTGGTTCCGCGAGTGGCTCGAGGACGAGATCGCCGCGCTCGGGGACTGA
- a CDS encoding DUF7332 family protein, giving the protein MSHSRRTAPLLTVGLLCLLALLAGPAVAAGDAVDAGSSDRLAENVGQVDEAEAEADANATARETQGCFTGGSSFTIGSSDDTHIWVRLHLGPLTDSGTAFGGELVGSAEGAATIEVAAGAEYVADGVGALASDPLEAFAVVTGFEFRLPVFDDLGSKGLEEERTPTVDTTAENGGSDDVVLEGPFDTLEC; this is encoded by the coding sequence ATGAGTCACAGCCGTCGAACGGCCCCGCTGCTCACCGTCGGTCTCCTCTGTCTGCTGGCGCTGCTGGCAGGTCCCGCAGTCGCTGCCGGCGACGCCGTCGATGCCGGCTCGAGCGATCGGCTCGCGGAGAACGTCGGGCAGGTCGACGAGGCAGAAGCGGAGGCGGATGCCAACGCCACCGCCCGCGAGACCCAGGGCTGTTTCACAGGCGGCAGTTCGTTCACGATCGGCTCGAGCGACGATACCCACATCTGGGTCCGGCTCCACCTGGGGCCGCTTACGGACTCCGGCACCGCGTTCGGCGGCGAACTCGTCGGCTCGGCGGAGGGTGCGGCGACGATCGAGGTCGCCGCGGGTGCCGAGTACGTCGCCGACGGCGTCGGCGCTCTCGCGTCGGACCCGCTCGAGGCGTTCGCGGTCGTTACGGGGTTCGAGTTCCGGCTCCCGGTCTTCGACGACCTCGGATCGAAGGGACTCGAGGAAGAGCGGACGCCGACGGTGGATACGACCGCCGAGAACGGGGGTTCGGACGACGTCGTTCTCGAGGGGCCGTTCGACACCCTCGAGTGTTAA
- a CDS encoding LysE family translocator, which produces MALVTTLAGAVFGIALAAPPGPMNAIIAEESVVRGWAAGFWAGLGAMLADVLFFVLTLLGVVAVIDQYPTIRPVLYLAGGVLMLYFAVGAISEARSAASFTDGGRVESKGFRKTFALSLTNPYQIGFWLTVGVGLLESGTLDVFAHVPAVGDALAGTLIVETGSPALLVGFFAGIGVWIVAYPAALSSAGRRVDSLAPVIAALSAAVLAGFGALFLAMGAMGLL; this is translated from the coding sequence GTGGCACTGGTAACGACCCTCGCGGGCGCGGTTTTCGGAATCGCGCTCGCCGCACCGCCCGGCCCGATGAACGCGATCATCGCGGAGGAGAGCGTCGTCCGCGGCTGGGCTGCCGGCTTCTGGGCCGGCCTCGGCGCGATGCTCGCGGACGTGCTCTTTTTCGTCCTGACGCTGCTCGGCGTCGTCGCCGTGATCGATCAGTACCCGACGATACGACCGGTCCTCTACCTCGCGGGCGGCGTGCTCATGCTGTACTTCGCCGTCGGCGCGATCTCAGAGGCCCGATCGGCCGCGTCGTTCACGGACGGCGGGCGCGTCGAGTCCAAGGGGTTCCGGAAGACGTTCGCGCTCTCGCTGACGAACCCCTACCAGATCGGCTTCTGGCTCACCGTCGGCGTCGGCCTGCTCGAGTCCGGAACGCTCGACGTCTTCGCTCACGTGCCCGCGGTCGGCGACGCGCTCGCAGGCACGTTGATCGTCGAGACGGGATCGCCGGCGCTGCTGGTCGGCTTTTTCGCCGGTATCGGGGTCTGGATCGTCGCCTATCCCGCGGCGCTGTCGTCGGCGGGGCGGCGGGTCGATTCGCTCGCGCCCGTGATCGCCGCGCTGAGCGCTGCCGTGCTGGCCGGGTTCGGCGCGCTCTTCCTGGCGATGGGCGCGATGGGGCTGCTGTGA
- a CDS encoding TlpA family protein disulfide reductase, with product MNRRELLVAAGGLGSVPFAGCVDDGSEAEEEATTGPGEDDEADAEPPFEIPTIDAPGSRDGTITVPAEGRVTLVNFTRTECPTSEGLLGTIGEARDRLEDDYEFGPDGTVVFLSVTDETRGLDPTPAELADWWREHDGDWPVGIDENGRLNEYYGVAGFPAVAVLDGDGEVRWRDRGSMRAGTIAFTVEEAIVAESSANSD from the coding sequence ATGAACCGACGCGAACTCCTGGTAGCGGCCGGCGGTCTCGGCTCCGTTCCGTTCGCGGGATGTGTCGACGACGGTTCGGAGGCCGAAGAGGAGGCGACGACCGGGCCGGGCGAGGACGACGAAGCGGACGCCGAACCGCCGTTCGAGATCCCCACCATCGATGCACCCGGGAGCCGCGACGGGACGATCACGGTACCGGCGGAGGGACGCGTCACGCTCGTCAACTTCACCAGAACGGAGTGCCCGACGAGCGAGGGACTCCTCGGGACGATCGGGGAGGCGAGGGACCGACTCGAGGACGACTACGAGTTCGGCCCGGACGGCACCGTCGTGTTCCTCTCGGTGACCGACGAGACGAGGGGACTCGATCCGACCCCGGCGGAACTCGCCGACTGGTGGCGGGAACACGACGGCGATTGGCCGGTGGGTATCGACGAGAACGGCCGGCTCAACGAGTACTACGGCGTGGCCGGCTTTCCTGCGGTCGCCGTGCTCGACGGCGACGGGGAGGTCCGCTGGCGTGACCGAGGCAGTATGCGGGCGGGAACGATCGCGTTCACCGTCGAGGAGGCGATCGTGGCCGAATCGAGCGCGAACTCGGACTGA
- a CDS encoding class I SAM-dependent methyltransferase, producing the protein MTDDRARWNEKYDDPDFDLPDDPIPELERRIDTVPDGRALDVATGTGRNALFLAEHGYDVDAIDVSDAALERARDRAAERGVEVDWIRTDLAEFDLEGEHAGEYDVITVSFFAALEHLPALKEALAPGGVLVYEHHLRSSDPIEVGPSSDGHRYRSNDLLRACLDLTILHYEERRREVIGGTAAVVTLVARNSRGGAQSYPLLDE; encoded by the coding sequence GTGACCGACGACCGAGCGCGGTGGAACGAGAAGTACGACGACCCGGACTTCGACCTTCCCGACGACCCGATCCCGGAACTCGAGCGCCGGATCGACACCGTCCCGGACGGTCGCGCCCTCGACGTCGCGACTGGGACGGGCCGAAACGCGCTTTTTCTCGCCGAACACGGGTACGACGTCGACGCTATCGACGTCTCCGACGCGGCCCTCGAGCGGGCGCGCGACCGGGCCGCCGAACGTGGGGTCGAGGTCGACTGGATCCGGACCGATCTCGCCGAGTTCGACCTCGAGGGGGAACACGCCGGCGAGTACGACGTGATCACGGTGAGCTTCTTCGCCGCGCTCGAGCATCTGCCGGCGCTCAAGGAGGCGCTCGCACCCGGCGGTGTCCTCGTCTACGAACATCACCTCCGCTCGAGCGACCCGATCGAGGTCGGCCCCTCGAGCGACGGTCACCGGTACCGGTCGAACGACCTGCTTCGGGCGTGTCTCGACCTGACGATCCTGCACTACGAGGAACGCCGCCGCGAGGTCATCGGGGGCACTGCGGCCGTCGTGACGCTCGTGGCGCGAAACTCCCGCGGCGGCGCGCAGTCGTATCCGCTGCTGGACGAGTGA
- a CDS encoding TlpA family protein disulfide reductase — protein sequence MKRRELVAGVASVGILGGGAAVVWRGFRSPRDGSSGGAEADAETDSSEDAEDGVIELETIEAPGSDAGTISIPTDGVALVVFFSPVCHRCRSLMPNLVDAQAQLAEMYGYDEDDALTVVSVAAHQTEEQLRDWWIEHDGNWTLAYDGDRRLANEYGVASHPVLLALDDSGTVRWEDEGVLETEKIVRNVERVLEAVGEDPGDETVGGESEDETEQEETAANETDGDDD from the coding sequence GTGAAGCGGCGCGAACTCGTCGCGGGGGTCGCGAGCGTGGGCATCCTCGGCGGGGGTGCCGCGGTCGTATGGCGCGGCTTTCGCTCCCCGAGAGACGGCAGTTCCGGCGGGGCGGAGGCCGACGCCGAGACCGACTCGAGCGAGGACGCCGAGGACGGGGTGATCGAACTCGAGACGATCGAAGCTCCAGGCAGCGACGCCGGGACGATATCGATCCCGACCGACGGCGTTGCCCTCGTCGTGTTTTTCTCGCCGGTCTGTCACCGCTGTCGATCGCTGATGCCGAACCTCGTCGACGCGCAGGCGCAACTGGCCGAGATGTACGGGTACGACGAAGACGACGCCCTCACCGTCGTCTCGGTCGCGGCCCACCAGACCGAAGAACAGCTCCGGGACTGGTGGATCGAACACGACGGGAACTGGACCCTCGCGTACGACGGCGACCGCAGACTGGCGAACGAGTACGGCGTCGCCAGCCACCCCGTTCTCCTGGCGCTAGACGACTCCGGAACGGTTCGCTGGGAGGACGAGGGCGTCCTCGAGACCGAGAAGATCGTCCGCAACGTCGAACGAGTGCTCGAGGCGGTCGGCGAGGATCCGGGAGACGAGACAGTTGGCGGGGAGTCGGAAGACGAGACGGAGCAAGAGGAGACAGCGGCCAACGAAACGGACGGCGACGACGACTGA
- a CDS encoding TlpA family protein disulfide reductase, protein MNRRELLAGVTSAGVLGGAAATFRFGLPSFATASGAGSTADSSGGDGDSDGDGNGNGNDSGGPIELETIDARGSEAGTLPVPNDGVTVVMFFSPACGTCRKLMPHLAAARERLVDAGYGDALTVVSVTARQSESSLREWWLEYEGNWYLGFDPGRSLAAQYQVVGYPVLVAVDEDGNSRWTDTGVVSADRIVRNVEPLLEDALSSDDTGSDSDGSDGNETDDNGEGEAEAETEAETEPADGNGDDGDVSDES, encoded by the coding sequence GTGAACCGGCGCGAACTCCTCGCCGGGGTCACGAGCGCGGGCGTCCTCGGGGGTGCCGCGGCGACGTTTCGGTTCGGCCTGCCGTCCTTCGCGACCGCTTCCGGAGCGGGATCGACCGCGGACTCGAGCGGGGGTGACGGCGACAGTGACGGAGACGGAAACGGAAACGGAAACGACAGCGGTGGCCCCATCGAACTCGAGACGATCGACGCCCGCGGAAGCGAAGCCGGAACGCTGCCCGTCCCGAACGACGGCGTGACGGTCGTCATGTTCTTCTCGCCGGCCTGTGGCACGTGCCGGAAACTGATGCCACACCTCGCTGCCGCACGGGAACGGCTCGTCGACGCGGGGTACGGCGACGCGCTGACCGTCGTCTCGGTCACCGCCAGACAGTCCGAATCCAGCCTCCGCGAGTGGTGGCTCGAGTACGAGGGGAACTGGTACCTCGGCTTCGATCCGGGCCGGTCGCTCGCGGCGCAGTACCAGGTCGTCGGCTACCCCGTCCTCGTCGCGGTCGACGAGGATGGAAACAGCCGGTGGACGGACACGGGAGTCGTCAGCGCCGATCGGATCGTCAGGAACGTCGAGCCCCTGCTCGAGGACGCCCTCTCGTCGGACGACACGGGTAGCGACTCCGATGGGTCGGACGGGAACGAAACCGACGACAATGGGGAAGGCGAAGCGGAAGCCGAAACGGAAGCCGAGACGGAACCAGCGGATGGTAACGGTGACGACGGCGACGTCAGCGACGAATCCTGA
- a CDS encoding IS200/IS605 family transposase → MKRTNTFAVRPLTDDDEQVLRDLLDASAALWNEINYQRLMRYNDEDGFEGDVWDADTGALEGKYKGVLGASTAQTVRRANSEAWRGFFENKKKFHDEPNTSVTEHPEPPGFRGNEDDGRVLKGVVRKDAYTVEWGDRSRLEMVVGKELRDRHNSPKSRLRLEIVGDPNWPDYTDQSRLELWYDETDSTFRASQPVTVSDDARGTPLADHKAALDIGANNLVACTTTTGEQYLYEGRELFQRFRDTTREIARLQSKLREGRYSSERIRRLYRKRTRRRDHAQEALCRDLLERLYEDGVDTVYIGGLTDVLETHWSVKTNAKTHNFWAFKQFTERLACTAEEYGMSVEVRSEAWTSQECPQCGSTERTTRHQDTLTCPCGFEGHADLTASETFLKRHTEQAVRPMARPVRFEWDNHQWRSTTDASSNPKEQRTDPSTVHRDGNVASGES, encoded by the coding sequence ATGAAGCGTACCAACACGTTCGCCGTGCGACCGCTCACCGACGACGATGAGCAGGTGCTACGCGACCTGTTGGACGCTTCCGCCGCTCTCTGGAACGAGATCAACTACCAGCGCCTCATGCGCTACAACGATGAAGACGGCTTCGAGGGCGACGTATGGGACGCCGATACCGGCGCTCTCGAAGGGAAATACAAAGGTGTTCTCGGCGCGTCCACCGCTCAAACTGTCCGGCGAGCGAACAGCGAAGCGTGGCGCGGCTTCTTCGAGAACAAGAAGAAGTTTCACGACGAGCCGAACACGTCGGTTACTGAACACCCGGAACCGCCGGGGTTCCGTGGCAACGAAGACGATGGACGTGTTCTCAAAGGCGTCGTCCGAAAGGACGCCTACACGGTCGAATGGGGCGACCGCTCCCGACTTGAGATGGTCGTCGGCAAAGAACTCCGGGACAGACACAACAGCCCGAAAAGCCGTCTCCGACTGGAAATTGTTGGCGATCCGAACTGGCCCGACTACACGGACCAGAGCCGGTTAGAACTGTGGTACGACGAGACTGATAGCACCTTCCGAGCTTCCCAACCCGTAACTGTTTCTGACGATGCACGGGGCACTCCACTGGCCGACCACAAGGCCGCTCTGGACATTGGTGCAAACAATCTCGTTGCCTGTACCACGACGACCGGCGAGCAATATCTGTACGAAGGCCGTGAGTTGTTCCAGCGATTCCGTGACACGACACGAGAAATCGCCCGGTTGCAGTCCAAACTACGGGAAGGCCGATACAGTAGCGAGCGCATCCGGCGGCTGTACCGGAAACGGACTCGTCGCCGCGACCACGCACAAGAAGCACTGTGTCGTGACCTGCTAGAACGGCTGTACGAGGACGGTGTGGACACGGTGTACATCGGTGGCTTGACCGACGTACTCGAAACCCACTGGTCGGTCAAGACGAACGCCAAGACCCACAACTTCTGGGCGTTCAAGCAATTCACCGAACGACTGGCGTGTACTGCTGAGGAATACGGTATGTCGGTGGAGGTGCGGTCGGAAGCGTGGACCAGTCAAGAGTGCCCGCAGTGTGGTTCGACAGAACGAACGACACGGCATCAGGATACGCTCACCTGTCCGTGTGGGTTCGAGGGACACGCCGACCTTACAGCCTCAGAGACGTTCCTGAAGCGGCACACAGAGCAAGCAGTCAGGCCGATGGCACGGCCCGTGCGGTTCGAGTGGGACAACCATCAATGGCGTTCAACCACAGACGCTTCTTCAAATCCCAAAGAACAGCGCACAGACCCGAGTACCGTCCACCGTGACGGGAATGTTGCTTCCGGCGAGTCTTAG